DNA sequence from the Lysinibacillus sp. OF-1 genome:
TTGTACAATTTGTCCTGTATGATAAGCATCGTGCAAAAGGATATTTAGATATTGTTGCCAAACTGGAAGAGAAGGACTAGGTTGATCCAATTCTGCTTCTTGAAGGGATGCTAATGAAGATTGTAAGGCATCATGTACGTGAAGTGTTCGCTTCACAGTTTCTTGCCAAGCATCCTCATCATTCGCTCCACCTTGGACAAACGTTTCATCATTATTTTGTGGAGCAACAAATGAGTTATCTTTATGTAAGCGAGAAAGTAAGCGCTCTTTAAAGGCTAGTAAATGGTTAGTATTTTCCCAAATCGTATTAGCGGCCTTTCCTTCTGGTTGCCAACATGCTTGTGCAGCAGTGAGATTCTTTAATGCTTCTGATAGTGGTGGATACCATTCTTCTTCGAAAAAAACTTGATTGACTCCATTTTGCAAGAGTTCCTTTTTACTCATTGAGATAGCCTCCTCTTTTGTAACCTTCTAAACATGACTTACTATTAATTTATCAAATTTTCCGAAAAGAGTATATAGGAGTGAAAATATACTAACAGGGACGTTAACTAAAGAGCATTGAGTTGCTTAGGCTCAGTGCAGGTTAGAAGAACAAGAAAGGCTATTGAATGACGTTCTGTTTTGTATCCGGATCTGATGGATTTGCTTAAGTATTTATTTATAATATAAGGGAAAAATACTTACAAAATTTACATTAGAGGTGGCGATAATTCTTGAGAAGGTTAGTCATACTAGTCATGGTGATTTTTGGATTATTTTTCCCGATACAATTGCTATTAGTAAAGGCGAGTATTCAACCAAAATTGGAAAAAGTAGATGTTTCATTTATTCAAGTAAATCGTTTAAACGGGGAAACTCGTTTGTTTAAGGAAAATGATGGATATGAGGAAGTGATTATCGATAAGATTGTTAACTGGATAAATACATCAAGCCCTTCCGAAGAAGCAAATGAGTTAGAGTTAAATCAAACTTCCATCATCTCGATAATGAAAATAAAACTAAAAAACGGAGACGTTGCAGTTATTGAACCAGCTTATAATTGTGTATCCCAAAACCAAGTAAAAACATGCACGATTGCAGATGGTGAGGTTATCTATACAAGTAATAATAAAAAGCTTCGATTGAAATCAGTAGAACTTTATGATTGGCTCTTAGTTGGCTGAAAATATGAAAGTGTTGGGGCACCAAAAGATGAGTTGCTTTAAGAAACTTTATATAGCAGGTATTTTTCCTATCTCGATGAAACTTACGCAGATTTTATCATGTGTCCAAAAATCGATAAAGTTGAAACAATAGATGGCAATACAAGGAGACATATTGTTCAGGCAAATGCGTTAAATTATAGTGCACATCATGGTGATGTTCCCTTTGATAGAATCCATATAATGTTGACTGATACGCCAGAAAATGGAGTGAAAATAAATAAAGTGACAATACAAAAGGGGATTTCTGAAAAAGAAAGCGCTATACAATGTAGGCGAGCGAGCTAAAGGATGACAGTGTAGAGAAGTTGTATGAGAAATACTAGTAAGTTGGTGAATGGATGGAACAATTGATAAAGGAAATAATGTCTCAGAGTAGCCAATATAAAGTTCAAATTATTAAACGTAAGGATTGTCTCTATACTATAGAAGTATTTATGTGGCAAGAAGAGTATGAATATGAGTATTGGCGTCCAATAAAAAAAGATTTGACTTTGGTTGAAACGGAGGAAGGTGCAATAGCATTAGCCATTGAACATTTAAGCGTGTACTCTGGAGAACAATGCTTTTATTAATGTGCCCAATTTTGGATTGATGTTTTAAAATGCACTTGCTTCGGCAGGTGTTTTTTTCATTATCAATGCTCAAAAATAACATGTTTAATAATACAAAAATGGTTAAATATTGTATAATGAAGTTAGGATATTTTGATATTAGTAGCTTGTAGAAAAGAGAAAGTGGTTGAGAAAATGAAGAACAAAAAAGGCATAGTTATTGCTAGTATTATATTATTATACTGTGTGATTTCAGTTATCTATACGCTTTTACTGGATGGAAAAATCAATTGGTCTCTATTATTTTTAGCAATATGTATGATTTATATTATAGAAGTTGCTATATCTAATAATAAATTACTTAAAAAGAAATTGACTAAGTAGGGCCAATACCAAAAGCTTAACAGGTTAAATCAGTTTTTACAGTTAAGTTACATCTGTTGGTAGGGCATCCACTCACATTCCAACGGTTTTATTATTCTCCATGTGCATTTAATACCTCACATTATCAGGTGAATAAGAAGGTGGGTATGCTATTGTTTAAAGAAGTTTCAAAGCTACAATTGGTACTATCTTTTTTGATGGCTTTTATTGGCTTCTCACAAGCATTTAACAACTGGGGAGAAAAGAGAATGTTATCTTTATTCTTTTTGATTGCTAGTATGTTTGTTTTAATTGTTGCGAGTTTAGCTCTGATTTTTTATAGAAAACGGCAAATCATTAAAGAGTAATGATGGGCTTCAAAAAGAAAAAGATTGAAGCTTTTTAGCTCCAATCTTTTTTCTTGTGCAATCATACCGTATTTTCTAGCCGAGGCTCAAAATAGGGGACATGATCTAAAACATTGATATATCAACTTGCATTTATTTTATTTGACGTTTGGATAAATCATCGTTGCTGGGTCGACATATTCATCGAATTGCTCTTCTGTTAGTAAACCACTTGCGATAGCTGCTGCTTTTAAAGTAGTGCCTTCTTTGTGCGCTTTTTTCGCGATTTTTGCTGCGTTTTCATAACCAATGTATGGATTTAATGCCGTTACAAGCATTAATGAATTTTGTAAATTATGATCTAGTACTTCTGTGTTAGGCTCAATGCCTACAGCACAATGGTCGTTAAATGATTTCATTGTATCGGCTAATAGGCGAGTCGATTGTAAGAAGTTGTAAATAATAACGGGTTTAAAGACGTTTAGTTCAAAGTTCCCTTGAGAAGCGGCGAAGGCAATTGTCGCGTCATTGCCGACTACTTGTGTGACAACCATTGTCATAGCCTCACTTTGGGTAGGGTTTACTTTACCTGGCATAATCGATGAGCCTGGCTCGTTTTCAGGGATTGTGATTTCGCCAATACCAGAACGAGGGCCACTCGCAAGCCAGCGAACGTCATTAGCAATTTTCATTAAATCAGCTGCTAATGCTTTTAATGCACCATGAGCAACAACAGCTTCATCATGGCTTGTTAAGGCATGGAATTTATTCGCAGCCGATGTGAACTGTTTGCTTGTTAGTTCACTAATTTCTGCTGCTACACGATCACCAAATTCAGGATGAGCGTTGATACCAGTACCAACAGCTGTGCCACCAATCGCAAGCTCCTTCATGTAGTCAATATTTTGGAGTATCATATGCTCGGATTTTGCTAGCATGGCTGCCCAGCCGCTAATTTCCTGACCTAATGTAAGAGGTGTCGCGTCCTGTAAATGCGTACGGCCAATTTTAATAATATCTTTAAATTGGGCTGCTTTGTCTTCTAACGTTGATTTTAATAGACGAAGTCGTGGTAATAAGTAATCTTCCACTTTTAACACAGCTGCAATATGCAATGCTGTTGGGAATGTATCATTTGAGCTTTGTGATTTATTGACATCATCATTTGGATGAACAATATCAGCTTCGCCAGCGTCCTTTAATAATTGGTTCGCACGGTGTGCAATGACCTCATTCACGTTCATGTTGGATTGTGTACCGCTACCTGTTTGCCAAACAACAAGTGGGAATTGATCGTCCCATTGACCATTTAAAATTTCATCTGCAGCCTGTACGATGGCATTCGTTTTAATATCAGAAAGTTTGCCTAGTTTGTTGTTCGCAATCGCAGCACTTTTCTTTAAAATAGCCATGGCTTGCACAAGCTCAATCGGCATTTGCTCTGTACCAATTTGGAAATTCTCTTTACTGCGCTGTGTTTGCGCACCCCAAATTTTATCAGCAGGTACTTTAATTTCACCCATTGTGTCTTTTTCAATACGATAATCCATGTTCAAACAGCTCCTTTATTATGTAAAACTCTCCTAATATACAGATAAAAACGGATACTCTTAGTCTGATGTAAGAATATCCGTTTGATACATGCTTATTCAAAAAAGAGGGGGATTCTGAATTAAGCAATTTGGAGAAAAGAAATAATCTACTGATAATGATAATTGTTATCAATTAAAAAGTCAACGGTTTTTCTTGAAGAAATTAATGATGAGAATAATTCGCAATCGTTATCTTTGGTTTTCCCGAATTTCTAAGAAATAAACGGCGCTGTGAGGCGTTATCTCTTTTTCTTTCCGATTTCTTTCAACGATTGTTTTTTAGGGATTTTTTCAAATAAAACCTTTACCTGAAAATTATGGTCATCGATTTGAAGTACCTCTATCACCTTGGCTTTGCGCCCTTTAATTCGAATATCCTCTTCCACTGTAGGCAGTTTAACGAGCAATTGGCTTAAAACAGACGTCTTGTTTTCATAAAAATGAGTCACAAACATCGCTCTTCTCCTTCTAACATTTGATGTTACTCAATTTATGAGTGGGGCATAGTAGATAGAACTTTTGGTGAAGTGGTTGATTAGATTGGAGCTTCTTTAAGCGTTCATCAATTGAAGGGACTCGCTCACCGAGATTTCCAAATTGCTCATAAAGCATTCCCCATAAGTAATCTCCCAAAATGTCTGCGCAATAAAATCATTGAAATGAGCCAATTGCTAGGAAAACCAATAATTGTTGCGGAGAAAGCGTGGTTCATTCTGAAATACTTCACCAACAAAAGGTTTTATTTTATTTGAAAATCAAAAATATGACATAATTCTACGTATGAGAATTGCAACTTTCGACATATCCTTTATTTATTTCTCGGGAAATATCTCATAGGGTTATGAGGGAATAGTAAGGATTTCCTAAGCTATTTCAGACAATGATTTGATTAGGGATTCAGATGGGTTCTTTTAGAGAAATATAATGTGTTTATGATTTGATTGACTATTCTTATTTTTCTTTTGACTCGTGAGATAGGTGTATTATGTTTCAGCTAGGGCGATGTTCGTTATAATAAGAGAAAGGAGGAAACGAGATGTATTTAAAATCATGTAAGGTATTACAGGACACGATTCCGAATAAACAAATGTATCCTTTTAATATCCCAAGCTTGCAGGATTTATATGAGCTGGAGTTTCCGACAAATGTAACGTTCTTTGTTGGAGAAAATGGGTCGGGGAAATCAACATTACTTGAAGCAATTGCAGATCGCTGCGATTTTAATACAGCGGGTGGTGGTCGCCAGAATTTATATGACGTACATAAGGCAGAGTCTTCACTGGGTGAATATATCCGCTTGTCGTGGATGCCGAAAATCTCGAATGGCTTTTTTCTACGATCAGAAACATTTTATCAATTTGCCAGTCATATTGATTTGTTAGAAGATCCAAGGAAATATAACGCTTTTGGTGGGAAGTCGTTGCACCACCAATCTCATGGTGAATCTTTTCTTGCATTATTTATGAATCGTTTTAATGGCAAAGCTATCTATTTATTGGATGAGCCTGAGGCAGCATTGTCTCCAACGAGGCAGCTAAGCCTGCTGAAAATTATCAAGGATCTAGAGCATGAAGCCCAATTTATTATTGCCACACACTCGCCCATTTTACTGGGCTATCCCAATGCTACAATATATAGTTTTGATGAAGGAGAGATTGAATCGATTCGCTATGAGGATACCATTCATTACATCGTCACTAAACGTTTTTTAGATGCACCGCAATTCATTTTACGTGAGTTATTTGATGAGGAGAGGGAATTATGAATCAACGAAAAGGCTTAGTCATGCGAGAAATTCGATTAGACGAAATGGCACAGTCCATTGATTTACTGAATTATGTATTTCAGATGTCTATGTCCATTCACAAGGATCGCCGTTTTGTAAATGCCAAGAGCAGGCAGTTTAATGAAGGGCATGCCATTGGTTGGTTTGATGGCAAACAGCTTGTATCCCAAATTTTAAGTCTACCTTTTGAGGTTAATGTACATGGCAAAATTTATGAAATGGGCGGCATCACAGCAGTTGGCACATACCCTGAGTATTCTGGGCATGGCTTAATGGAGAGCTTGATTATTGAAAGCCTGCAAAGTATGCGAAATGAAGGACAATGCATTTCCTATTTATTTCCATATTCTATCCCTTATTATCGCAAAAAGGGATGGGAAATTATGAGCGATATTGTAGAGTTTCAGGTGAAGGATACACAGCTTCCGCATTATGCGGGACTCAATGGGAAAATTCGTCGTGTTGATCCCAAACATGAGGATGTTGTAGATATTTACGCACGTTACGCACAGAAAACGCACGGAGTAATGGTGCGCAATAGCATTGCGTGGAATGAAAAATTTCAGGAGGATTTCTGGGAGGAGAAATTCATTGATAGCGATGTCCAACTACAGGCAGCGGTCTATTATGATGAAGACGATATAGCGCAGGGCTATATGTTCTACCGTATAATGGAGGAAAATTATTATATTGATGAAATCGTTTATTTACAGGAAGAGGCTCGTAAAGGCTTATGGAACTTTGTCTCGGCACATAGCTCGATGGTTTATAATGTTTACGGGAAAACAACGGGAAATGAAGCTGTGGCCTTCTTATTAGAGGATAGCGAGATTATTCAAAAGGTCTCTCCTTATTTCATGGCGAGAATTGTCGATGTCAAAGAGTTTTTACTACGCTATCCCTTTGTCAGTCAGGATTTCGAGCTTCAGCTTGCTGTCAGTGATCGCGTTGTGGCGTGGAATAATGGTACATTCATCATCAAAATGAAAGATGGAAACCTGTCTGTGCAAAAGGTAAGTGAGACGTTAAACGATAATGCTGTTCATTTAACTGTGCAAACATTGGCTACGATGCTGTTAGGCTATAAACGCCCAAATTATTTAGAAAAAATTGAACGGCTACAGGGTCGTGCTGAGGAAATTGCGTTGCTTGAAGCTGTCCTGCCAGTGGGTATCCCAACATTTATTGATTATTTTTAAGCCTTTTAGTGCGCGAGGGGGAGAGCCGTAACGTTGCCAGTTATGGCTGCCATGCCTCTTTTAGCCGTTCGACACCCAGTTTGATTTCTTCCATTGTTAACTTACTAAATCCTAATTGTAGCAATGGGTCCTCACTTGTTTGATTAATAAAAAACGGGCTTGTTGGATAAACCTTCACACCATAAGTCTCGGCTCGCTGGATGAGCTGTTGTTCTGAAAGCGGAGACTTGACCTTCACTACTATATAAAGCCCCGATTGCTCGCCCAATACAGCTATTTGTGGACCAAATTGTCGTTGCAGCTCCTGAACAAGGTGCTGCATTTTTTGTTTATACGTCAAGCGCATTCGTTTAATATGACGTGTCCATTCCCCTTGTGCCATGAATTGGGCCATTGTCCGTTGATGAAGGGACGAGGCATTTTGTTCAAAATGAGCAAAGCGCTCTTTAAATGGCTGTACTAGCGTATTCGGCAAGACCATATAGCTTAATCGTACACCAGGTAAAAACGATTTTGAGAAGGTGCCGAGATAGATTACCTTTGAAGGGTCGATCGAGGCAAGGGCAGGAAATGGTTGTTGTGTATAGCGAAATTCGCCATCATAATCATCCTCAAGAATATAGCCATTGACTTGCTGCGCCCATTGAATTAAGGTTTGTCGCTGCTGAATGGTCATGGACACACCGTATGGGAAATGATGTGAAGGGGTGACATACAATAAGCGTGATTGACAATGTTTAAGTATATCAAGTTGTGCCCCTGTCTCCATTACTGGCAATGTCTCTATGACAAAACGATGTAACTGAAAGGCCTCACGCGCCCCATTATAGCCAGGGTCTTCTAAAAGAACACTTGGGAAATGGTCTTTTAATAAAAAGCCCACATACAGTAGCATTTGCTGTGTGCTACTGCCGATCATGATATTTTCGCTCGTTGTCGATACGCCTCTTGCTTGTAGTAAATACGGTACAAGCTGCTCCTTGAGCAAGGGATCTCCAAATAGCTCTCCATATTGATAGCATGATGGTTCCTGTAGCACTTGATTGGCTAATTGACGCCATGTTTTCATAGGAAAATATGTCTGGTCAACAGCCCCAGCACGAAAATCTACAAGCAATGATGTTGTGTTGCTGGTTGGCTGTGATAGAACTGGCTGTTCCTGTTCCTGTTCCTGCAAGAAAACTGGCTCTAATGCATTGACGAAATAGCCTTTGCGTCCTTCTCCACGTATATATCCCTCAGCTACAAGCTGTTCGTAAGCAGTTAACGTTGTATTACGGCTAACCTGTAACGTTTCTGCTAATTTTCGAATGGAGGGCAGAGAATCGTTTGTTTGAAGTGTTCCTTGTGTAATGAGTATTTTCATTTGCTGATACACTTGTTTATATTTAGCCTCTTTTTCTGTTAATAGAAAGATAAAGTCATCCATATGATACCACCTTGACATGTTGAAATATTTGAAATTGTTTCTTTTGGAATGTCAGATTATTTACTACCATCATATAAGAAGGACAATGAAAAAGAAATGGGGAATCGAAACATGAAAATTTATACAGTGACACAGGCAACCATTGAGGATGTTGTGCCTTTATTTAATGCCTATCGGGAATTTTATGGGCAACTGTCTAATATACAGAAAGCGGAGCAATTTATACGTGAGCGAATAGAACGGGCAGAGTCCATTATTTTTCTTGCGTATCAGGAGGATGAGGCAGTAGGGTTCGCTCAATTATTTCCTCTCTTTTCATCCGTAGCCATGAAAAAAGCGTTTATCTTAAACGATTTATTTGTTGCCAAACAAGCCAGACAACAAGGGGTGGCACAGGCTTTAATGGAACAATGCTACGTCTACTGTAAGCAGGAAAACGCTCGTTACATGATGCTTGAAACTGCAACGGATAACATCAATGCACAGAAGCTCTATGAAAAGATGGGCATGACGATTGATAACAATGTCTATTATTATAGTATTTATTGGTAATTAAGCTGTATGGTTGCTTAAGCGTGGAGCTCGATTGGTTGGTGATGGGATTGCTCATAAAAGGACGAAAGTGCTAGACCTCGCCATGTCTAATTAGACATAGCGGGGCCTTGTGTTAGGCATGACTCATCCAGCCTGCGAAAAGACCAGAGGAGAAAAAGCGGGTAATGTTTTTGAATCCAGCTTCACTTAATAATTGTTGGATTTCTTGATCGGAAATGAAAGAGATATTCATGATGACTTTACCCATATTTTCTACTTTCTCTTTTGTGTAGCCAGCGTCTAAAAAGCCACTTTGCCAGATTTTGATACGATCTTGTAGTTCGTCACTTTCTCGGTCTCCATAGGCACAAGCAAGGACGAATGGTTTTCCGGGCTTTAATTGATCGTGAATGTTTTGTAGTAGATGTAGTTTTTCCTGACGATCTACAATGAAATGAAGGACGAGGATACAGCTGGCCGCATCGAATTTTGGCGTGGTTTGTGGCAAGCTCTCAATAGTTCCTTGTAGCAGTCGAACTCGGCTTTCTAATTCGAGTTGTACGGCCTTGTGTTGAGCGATTTGGAGCATTTCCTCAGCTGGGTCAATGCCTGTGAATGTCCACAGAGGGTTCGTTGGTCCCCATGCGGAAAGTTCATTGCCACCGCCAGCCCCCACAACTAGCAGGGATGCCTCTTGTTCACCTAAATGAGAACGGAAATAGGCTTGAGCCACGGCAAATAATGTGTCATAGGCAGGCACCGAAATACGAGTACTTTGCTCATATGTACGTGCCTTTTCTAATAAATGTGTTGATAGTTTATCCATCGATATAGCCTCCATTGCTTTATTATATATATTACAGACCCTTATTATCTGTAATTGAGTATAAATGAAAATGATTGAAAGGACAAAGAAATCGCTTTTTATAAAAGAGATTGGCGAAGCCTTTTGGTTTTCAAATGAGCAATTTCATGCAGGGCATCGTGTTTGGCTGAGCTATGTTGTGGGGACACTTTCCGTTCATGTGACCTTGTTAGCCGTGCTTATGACGGCATTTGCGGGCTATGTCATATGATAGATGAATGAACGGATGACAGGAGGCTTCATAGTATCGCGATTTTGGTAGCAGCAGGTTTTTCTATGTTTTCAATGCTATCATGATGACATTTTGACTTATTTGCATTTCTTGGCGGACGCTTGCATAATAGGGCAGAGAATATTTTTTCGTGAAGGGACGTGCAAGCATGACAGAATGGCCTAAGGGAGTAGCAAAACCAGCAATTCGTGCATTACAGGCAGCGGGTTATACAGAATTGAAGCAGCTGGAAAAAGTGGACCTTACGACACTAGCTCATTTACATGGGATGGGACCAAAAGCGTTAGCGGCGATTGAAGCGGCTCTAAAGGAAGGTAGTGAGCCTCGTGAATAAGCTAACATTGTTTTTACTAGCTATGGTTGTCTACTATATTATCGTTGTATTCCTTATTAGCAAGCTGTTTATTATTCCAATCATGAAAGTGATGGCCTTGATCTTTTTTATAGGGGCAGGCTATATTTTTTCTCGTAAAATGCGTAGAAAATTACAGTAGGAGGCAATATGAAAATTGTAAATCTAACATTCTTTTATGGAGCGGTTATTATCTTAGCGATTACGCTGTCATTAGCAGGTGTTCGACTATCCATCTCACTCGGGATATTTGCGTTATTCGCAATAGGGGTAATTTATCGTCATATACATATTTTATATCGCACCAACAATATGGAGCAGGTGGATAAATGGGTGAAAAAACATAGAAAAGAACCCATCTTTGCTGCACTTTATGCCAATGCTTATGAGACGAAGGAAGAACAGATTCGTGCAGTTGATGCTATCATCGACTATTACAAGCAACCTGCCGTAAAGTATAATTATCAATTTATTAAAGCAATCATGGAAGAGAATTTGGGTGACGCGAAAGTAGCGGCAACAAAAATTGGCAAAGAACCTTTAGCTAGCTATGCACATTGTTATATCGCTGCACTCGAAGGCAGAACAGCTGACATGACAAGTGATAAGCTAACACAGCCGTGGATGCAACCCGCAATCGAAGCAGTCTATGCCTATACAGTAAAGGATCAAGCAAAGTTTCGCCAATTTGCAGATGCGAGCATCGAACACGCTCGTGGCATACAGAAATATGGTCTTATACATAATTTCAAGCAACTAGAAGAAGATTTGGTCATTCAATAATAGTTGGGCTACTTGGTAACCAGTACATACGGTATCAAGTAGCCTGTTTTCGTGTAGCTTACAATAAATGAAAAAATGATTCTATGAGGTGACAATGATTGTCTAAAATTGATCATATGATGCAGATTCTATGGATGCTACATTCAGGCAGGAAAATTACTGCGAAAGAAATAGCTGAAAAATTAGAGATGAATATAAGGACAGTATACCGATATATTGACGCACTTTCTGCCAGTGGTGTACCGATTATAGCAGAAGCAGGTCATAACGGAGGGTATACCCTGTTGAATAATTTTATTAAAAGTCCTCTTCTATTTGAGATTGATGAGAAAGCGGCATTACTTCATGCTGCTATTTTTGCAAAAGAAGCTGGTTATTTTTTAGATGAGGCATTAAATAGTGCAACATCAAAGCTAACAAAATTTTCAAATCAAGAGCAAGATAAAATGATTAAGCAACATTTAGAAGGATTCGAAATTGTAAGTCCTAATGCTCAATCATCTATGGAGCCGATATTGAAAAAAATAGAGGAAAGTATAGTAAACGAAACATCTGTTGAAATGGAGTACCGTACAAATAATGAAGAACAACCTAAACATAGGTTGATTAACCCGTATGGCTTAGTTTATTGGAATAATAGCTGGTATGTCATTGCCTATTGTCATTTAAGGAAGGAGATCCGTAATTTTAAAGTAAGCCGCATTATCAATATGAACCAAACAGCCATTACCTTCCAGCGACCACAACCTTTCTCGGCAAGTGATTTTTTTATGAAAAGCATTCTACCACAAGTAGAAGATAAACGGGAGCTTACGCCTTTCATCATTTGTGGTAAGACGGATGCGGTAGATGACATAAGTCAGCATTGGTTTTTAAGGGATCACCTCAAAGAACGGACCTCAAAGAAAGCGATATTTCTAGTAGAGGAAGAAGCGTTACATAAATATGTTCCCTATTTGCTATTACCATATGGAAAATCAATACAAATAGTAGAACCAATAAGCTTAAAGCAAAAAATGATTGACGTACTTTATGAGCTAATTAATTTTTATCAAGTTGAAAACTTTACTGACGGAGAATGTCAGTGAAGTTTTTTTATAATAAGCGTAATTCATTTAAAAGGAGTGGTTATTATGCATACAAGAAGAGTGTATCTTTATGTATTTAATACGATGTCAGACTGGGAAATAGGCTATTTAATTGCTGAACTGAATTCAGGAAGGTATTTTAAAAAAGGATTAGCGGCTTTTGAGGTAATTACGGTAGGTATTGATAGAAGCCCTGTTACTACGATGGGAGGAATTACAATACTTCCTACTATTTCCATTGATGAATGTCAATTGAATAGTACGGATGTCTTAATTCTTCCAGGAGGCAATACATGGCTTGAGTCTATACATGATCCTCTATTGAAGAAAGTATCCATAGCGTTGAACGAAGAAATTATCATAGCTGCAATATGTGGCGCAACTATGGGTCTCGCAAAGATTGGTTTGCTAGATTCAAGAAAACATACAAGCAACGATTTAGAATACTTGAAAATGTTTTGTCCACATTATATAGGGGATAAACATTTTGAGGAAGGCCCTGCTACAACGGATGGAAATTTAGTTACGGCATCAGGTACAGCCCCACTGGAATTTGCTGTTCATGTTTTGAGGCTACTTGACGTGTTTAGACTAGAAACATTACAGGCGTGGTTGAATCTTTATCAAACGCATGAAAAAAAATACTATTTTGAATTAATGTCTTCTATTGAATAATTAAGGTCTCAGTGGAGCATGTGTAACAACATGCTCCTAAATTTATTCTTATATAAAGAGGTACACTATCGCATTTTCTTTTCCAACAAAATGCCTCGTACGATGCCACCAATAAAGAGGATGCCTAACACGAAAAGAAATAGGTAGGCATGCCACTGCTGTAAAATACGCTCGTGACCTAGTGCCACTGTCAGGTCATTGAAAAGGGAATAAGTAAAATATAATAATATACTATTTTTTATGAGACAAAACGTCATAATGCCATTTTGTCGCTGTCTATGGGACAGGGGTGCTTTATTTTTGCGCATGACAGGGTAGGCAGCTTTCATTTCTAAATAATGTAAAAGTAAAAATAGCATAAGTGCGATAAAGGGTAAATAAAAGATCGCAATTTTCGGTCCAAACTGGGCTTGCTCATTCGTAAAGCTTTGTAAGACAGGAATCATTGCAGGGAGCTTTGAATATTGGATTAGAGTGGCGGTGATGCCAGCTCCAAAAATAGTGGCCGCTATAACAGTCAGCTGGTGACAAAAGCGCGGTGTGGGTGTTTTTTGTTGTGTATGCATCCTTGCCCCTCATTTCTCATCATTCAAAATGTTAATCTGTTATACTGTAACATAGAATGATTGCTTTTTGTGTTAGAGAAAGAAGGATACTATGGAATACTTGTTGTTTTTACTAATTGGC
Encoded proteins:
- a CDS encoding type 1 glutamine amidotransferase family protein is translated as MHTRRVYLYVFNTMSDWEIGYLIAELNSGRYFKKGLAAFEVITVGIDRSPVTTMGGITILPTISIDECQLNSTDVLILPGGNTWLESIHDPLLKKVSIALNEEIIIAAICGATMGLAKIGLLDSRKHTSNDLEYLKMFCPHYIGDKHFEEGPATTDGNLVTASGTAPLEFAVHVLRLLDVFRLETLQAWLNLYQTHEKKYYFELMSSIE
- a CDS encoding class I SAM-dependent methyltransferase, whose protein sequence is MDKLSTHLLEKARTYEQSTRISVPAYDTLFAVAQAYFRSHLGEQEASLLVVGAGGGNELSAWGPTNPLWTFTGIDPAEEMLQIAQHKAVQLELESRVRLLQGTIESLPQTTPKFDAASCILVLHFIVDRQEKLHLLQNIHDQLKPGKPFVLACAYGDRESDELQDRIKIWQSGFLDAGYTKEKVENMGKVIMNISFISDQEIQQLLSEAGFKNITRFFSSGLFAGWMSHA
- a CDS encoding helix-turn-helix transcriptional regulator, which produces MSKIDHMMQILWMLHSGRKITAKEIAEKLEMNIRTVYRYIDALSASGVPIIAEAGHNGGYTLLNNFIKSPLLFEIDEKAALLHAAIFAKEAGYFLDEALNSATSKLTKFSNQEQDKMIKQHLEGFEIVSPNAQSSMEPILKKIEESIVNETSVEMEYRTNNEEQPKHRLINPYGLVYWNNSWYVIAYCHLRKEIRNFKVSRIINMNQTAITFQRPQPFSASDFFMKSILPQVEDKRELTPFIICGKTDAVDDISQHWFLRDHLKERTSKKAIFLVEEEALHKYVPYLLLPYGKSIQIVEPISLKQKMIDVLYELINFYQVENFTDGECQ
- a CDS encoding DUF1648 domain-containing protein encodes the protein MHTQQKTPTPRFCHQLTVIAATIFGAGITATLIQYSKLPAMIPVLQSFTNEQAQFGPKIAIFYLPFIALMLFLLLHYLEMKAAYPVMRKNKAPLSHRQRQNGIMTFCLIKNSILLYFTYSLFNDLTVALGHERILQQWHAYLFLFVLGILFIGGIVRGILLEKKMR